A DNA window from Rhizobium jaguaris contains the following coding sequences:
- a CDS encoding energy-coupling factor ABC transporter ATP-binding protein → MDIRFDSAGVNFGPRLALSPLSLTLSERRIGVIGLNGSGKTTFARLINGLTKPTTGRVTVNGLDTVTDAKSVLGKVGYIFQSPQNQIILPIIRDDIAFGLKARGLGRSEIEAAVDGILDRFSVRHLAARRAHELSGGELQMAALCSVLVTGPDVLILDEPTNQLDLRNRALVQTTIAGLPEHVIVISHDLPLVEDFDRVLLFDKGCLVADTSPTEAIARYRELAG, encoded by the coding sequence ATGGATATCCGCTTTGACAGTGCCGGCGTGAATTTCGGTCCGCGGCTTGCGCTTTCGCCGCTCAGCCTGACGCTGAGCGAGCGGCGCATCGGCGTGATCGGGCTCAACGGCTCCGGCAAGACAACGTTTGCGCGGCTGATCAACGGGCTTACGAAGCCTACGACCGGCCGGGTCACCGTCAACGGGCTCGACACCGTCACCGACGCCAAATCGGTGCTCGGCAAGGTCGGTTATATCTTCCAGTCACCGCAGAACCAGATCATCCTGCCGATCATTCGCGACGACATCGCCTTCGGTCTCAAGGCTCGCGGCCTCGGCAGGAGCGAGATCGAGGCGGCGGTGGACGGCATTCTCGACCGGTTCAGCGTGCGGCATCTCGCTGCACGGCGGGCGCATGAGCTTTCCGGCGGCGAGCTGCAGATGGCCGCTCTCTGCTCCGTGCTCGTCACCGGGCCGGACGTCCTCATCCTCGATGAACCGACAAATCAGCTCGATCTCAGGAACAGGGCGCTGGTGCAGACAACCATTGCCGGCTTGCCGGAACATGTCATCGTCATCAGCCATGACCTGCCGCTGGTCGAGGATTTCGATCGCGTGCTGCTGTTCGACAAAGGCTGCCTCGTCGCCGATACGTCGCCCACCGAGGCCATCGCACGCTACAGGGAGCTGGCCGGCTGA